In one Lolium rigidum isolate FL_2022 chromosome 3, APGP_CSIRO_Lrig_0.1, whole genome shotgun sequence genomic region, the following are encoded:
- the LOC124695683 gene encoding uncharacterized protein LOC124695683, whose translation MLISGKFYLYISAVHFLAQNSFAALFLYVHVYLSFTKHQAVQLLTLRSLIEMQVCAAIDFQERRHGLSGPLCSKVGEQQAGIHCPSDGFQDMFNWGILISQASSHTCDLIR comes from the exons ATGTTGATTTCGGGGAAGTTCTATTTGTACATATCTGCAGTCCATTTTTTGGCACAAAATAGTTTCGCCGCTTTATTTTTGTATGTACATGTTTATCTTTCTTTTACAAAGCATCAAGCGGTTCAACTATTAACTTTGAGAAGTTTAATTGAGATGCAG GTTTGCGCCGCCATTGACTTCCAGGAGCGCCGTCATGGACTCTCAG GACCACTGTGCAGCAAGGTCGGTGAGCAGCAGGCTGGTATTCATTGTCCATCTGATGGATTCCAGGACATGTTCAATTGGGGGAtcctaatatcccag GCCTCTTCTCATACTTGCGACCTCATCCGCTAG
- the LOC124695684 gene encoding probable polyamine transporter At3g13620, with translation MNQEILMTKQPSQSQEENGQSPQEKQPQQAYTAQQGGGATSSSHHRKITLIPLVFLIYFEVAGGPYGSEKAVRAAGPLFTLLGFLIFPFAWGIPESLVTAELASAFPGNGGFVLWADHAFGPLAGSLLGTWKYLSIVINIAAYPALVADYIGGVAPVIAEPGRARTGTLIGMTLFLSFLNYAGLSIVGWGAVTLGIVSLAPFVLMTAMSVPKLRPRRWASQVKGRKDWRMFFNTLFWNLNYWDSASTMAGEVDRPERTFPRALAVAVVLIAVSYLLPLMAATGATDAPPDAWVNGYLADAAGIIGGRWLKYWTGAGAVISSIGMFEAQMSSGAFQLLGMADLGLLPALFARRAAGTGTPWVAIVASTAVTIAVSFLGFDDVVATANFLYSLGTLLEFASFLWLRAKHPELKRPYRVPLPLPALVAMCAVPSAFLAYVCVVAGWRVFALAAGLTALGVGWHGAMRVCKAKKLLRFSNAVVAADYREADAGETV, from the exons ATGAACCAAGAAATCCTAATGACCAAACAGCCATCACAGAGTCAAGAAGAAAATGGACAATCGCCACAAGAAAAACAGCCGCAGCAGGCCTACACCGCTCAACAAGGCGGAGGCGCGACGTCGTCCAGCCACCACCGCAAGATCACGCTGATTCCGCTCGTCTTCCTGATCTACTTCGAGGTGGCCGGCGGGCCGTATGGGTCCGAGAAGGCGGTCCGCGCGGCGGGGCCGCTCTTCACGCTGCTCGGCTTCCTCATCTTCCCCTTCGCGTGGGGCATCCCGGAGTCTCTGGTCACCGCCGAGCTCGCCTCCGCGTTCCCGGGCAACGGCGGCTTTGTCCTCTGGGCCGACCACGCCTTCGGCCCGCTCGCCGGCTCCCTCCTCGGCACGTGGAAGTACCTCAGCATCGTCATCAACATCGCCGCCTACCCGGCCCTCGTCGCCGACTACATCGGCGGCGTGGCCCCCGTGATCGCGGAGCCCGGCAGAGCGCGCACGGGCACGTTGATCGGCATGACGCTGTTCCTCTCCTTCTTGAACTACGCTGGACTGAGCATCGTCGGGTGGGGCGCGGTGACGCTAGGCATAGTTTCGCTGGCCCCGTTCGTGCTGATGACGGCCATGTCGGTGCCCAAGCTGCGGCCGCGGCGGTGGGCGTCGCAGGTGAAGGGGAGGAAGGACTGGAGAATGTTCTTCAACACCCTGTTCTGGAATCTCAACTACTGGGACAGCGCGAGCACGATGGCCGGCGAGGTAGACCGGCCGGAGCGGACGTTCCCGAGAGCGCTGGCAGTGGCGGTTGTTCTGATCGCCGTCAGCTATCTGCTGCCGCTTATGGCGGCGACCGGCGCCACGGACGCACCGCCGGATGCGTGGGTGAACGGCTACCTGGCCGATGCCGCAG GCATCATCGGGGGTCGCTGGCTCAAGTACTGGACGGGTGCCGGCGCGGTGATCTCGTCCATCGGCATGTTCGAGGCCCAGATGAGCAGCGGCGCGTTCCAGCTCCTGGGCATGGCGGACCTGGGCCTCCTCCCGGCGCTCTTCGCTCGCCGCGCCGCAGGCACCGGTACCCCGTGGGTCGCCATCGTTGCGTCGACGGCCGTGACGATTGCCGTCTCCTTCCTCGGCTTCGACGACgtggtcgccaccgccaacttcctGTACAGCCTCGGCACGCTGCTGGAGTTCGCCTCCTTCCTCTGGCTCCGCGCCAAGCACCCGGAGCTGAAGCGCCCCTACCgcgtgccgctgccgctgccggcgcTGGTGGCCATGTGCGCCGTGCCGTCGGCGTTCCTGGCCTACGTGTGCGTCGTGGCCGGGTGGAGGGTGTTCGCCCTGGCCGCGGGGCTGACGGCGCTCGGCGTCGGGTGGCACGGCGCCATgagggtgtgcaaggccaagaagCTTCTCAGGTTCAGCAACGCGGTTGTTGCTGCCGACTATCGGGAGGCCGATGCTGGAGAGACAGTCTGA